One Mycobacteriales bacterium DNA segment encodes these proteins:
- a CDS encoding urease subunit beta codes for MTPADGTISTREGAARIELGVHNAGDRPIQVGSHLRDDPTAGPVADWVRSLVRVGV; via the coding sequence GTGACCCCGGCGGACGGGACGATCAGCACCCGCGAGGGAGCGGCGCGGATCGAGCTCGGGGTGCACAACGCCGGCGACCGGCCGATCCAGGTCGGCTCGCACTTGCGGGACGACCCGACGGCCGGGCCGGTGGCCGACTGGGTGCGCTCGCTGGTACGAGTAGGGGTGTGA